In the Planctomycetaceae bacterium genome, CGGGCCACCTGCAAACAGCAACGCAACGCGCTTAATACCGTGAGACATTGGGAACTAAATCCTTGAAGGCAAAAAGTAACGAGAGGTCATTTCGCAACCCTGCTCCCTGTAGTGATTCCGGAGAATCCAACGAGTTTCCAGAAGCCTCTCAACTTCCGCGATGGGTTGTGACTTGAATGTGTTGCCGGGAAGGTGGCGGCTGGAAAAGTTTTCCTCCGTCACACAGAGTCGTCAGCGTACGACCTGCCTGTCTCCGTCCCATGCGATTTGTTTCTCACGGTTCACCACCATGTCCCAGTCCATACGGTGTGGCGGATTCAGGTAGTGACGGAATGCCGCCGACATTTGTCGTGCAACTTCCCAGTAACTGACACCACCAAATCCTGCACCCAGGGCCGGAAACACAATCGTGTTGATCCGATTTGAATCGAAGTGCTGAGTATTGTGCCGATAGACGGCAAGAAATGCTGCCCAGGTGGCAACATAAACGTGACCAGTCCCGTCAATCGATCCCGGCACCCTCATTGTTGGAGTGTGAGCGACAAACGGATAATCAGGCGTACCTGTGCTTTGTACGAAACTTGTCCCGACGGGTTGTTCTCCCAGATATTCATCCATGATTCGAAACTGAATCGACTTCATCAGTTCTTCACCATGGAAACCAACAACTGCGGCGTCAATTCCCGCGGTCATGATTCCGTAGCAATTACCAGCCGTCACAAAACAGTCGTGTGGCGGCAACTGCTCAAATCGTGTGTTCAGAATCCGCACCTCCGACAGGCCCGAAAAGTGATTCCTCCAGGCCGAACACATGTGCTCGTCCGGATGGACTAACCACACTTCAACTGGTAACGGCATTTGAAGGGTTTCTGATGATCCTCTCGATCGTTTACCAGGTTCGTTCGACAAACGTAGTGTCGACAGTTCCTTCAACGAACGCCGAATGGTTAAACATTTTGCGAGCCAGTGGCAGCGTCGTCTGAATTCCTTCGACCACAAATTCTCTCAAACAACGCTTCATACACTGAATCGATTCGTCCCGCGTGGGTTTGTGGACAATTAGCTTTCCGATCATTGAATCGTAATACGGACTGATGCGGTATCCTTCGTACACGTGCGAGTCAAACCGCACTCCCAGACCGCCCGGCAGGCGAAGTTTTGAAATGGTTCCCGGACTTCCTCGGAAGTCATTGTCCGGGTCTTCTGCATTCACACGCAGTTCGATCGCGGACCCGGTGCACTTGATGTCTTCCTGAGTAAACGGCAACGGTTCTCCGGCTGCTACCAGAATCTGCTGCTTGATCAGGTCAATCCCCGTCACCATTTCCGTGACGGGATGTTCCACCTGGATTCGGGCGTTGACCTCAATGAAGTAGAAGTTGAAATTCTTATCCAGAATGAATTCCACCGTACCGGCATTCTGATACCCAGCCTCTTGAATCAGCTTCACGCGCAGTTGCAGATGTTCATACGAACTT is a window encoding:
- a CDS encoding macro domain-containing protein encodes the protein MPLPVEVWLVHPDEHMCSAWRNHFSGLSEVRILNTRFEQLPPHDCFVTAGNCYGIMTAGIDAAVVGFHGEELMKSIQFRIMDEYLGEQPVGTSFVQSTGTPDYPFVAHTPTMRVPGSIDGTGHVYVATWAAFLAVYRHNTQHFDSNRINTIVFPALGAGFGGVSYWEVARQMSAAFRHYLNPPHRMDWDMVVNREKQIAWDGDRQVVR